The genomic stretch TTAGACGGCACGCGCATGCCGATGGTTTTACGTTTTTCCTGCAGCAGTCGACGCGGTACTTCCTTCGTGCCCTTCAGGATGAAGGTGTAGTTGCCCGGCGTGTTGTTCTTAATCAGGCGAAACGCCACGTTATCAACATACGCATAGGTCGACAGCTCAGAGAGATCGCGGCACATCAGGGTAAAGTTATGGCCGTCCGGCAGCTGGCGAATACGGCAAATGCGCTCCATTGCCCCTTTATCTTCAATTTTGCAGCCCAGCGCATAGCCTGAATCGGTCGGGTAGACAATCACGCCGCCTTTGCGGACGATCTCCACGGCCTGGTTAATCAGGCGTGGCTGCGGGTTATCCGGATGGATATAGAAAAACTGACTCATACTTCCCTCTCTTCAATTTGCTGCGGCTGTTCCCAGAGCTGCCAGACCGGCTCAACGCCAGCGGGCAACCAGAGCTTGCGCCCCAGTTCGATCCACGCGCAGGGCTGATGGAAATCAGAGCCCTGTGACCCAAGCAGGCCGAACTGGCGGGCATAGGTCGCGAGCTGCGCGCGCTCGTTGGGCGCCTGCTGACACTGGGCGACTTCCATCGCCTCGCCACCGCATTCGGCAAAGTGTGCCAGCAGCCTTTTCAGCCATTTAGCAGAAAGATTATACCGCCCCGGATGGGCCAGCACGGCCTTACCGCCAGAATGATGAATCACATCAATAGCTTGTTTTATTGTATACCACTGTGGTGGAACGTATCCGGTTTTCCCGCGCGCCAGATACTTTTTAAAGACATCCGCCATGTTCGTCGCTTTGCCGGCTTCAACCAGAAAACGGGCGAAATGACCGCGGGTGACCGCCCCGCCGTTCGCCATCTTTTGCGCGCCTTCCAGCGCGCCCGGAATATGCGCTTTTTCCAGACGCTCGCCGATCATCTCTGCGCGCTGATTGCGGCGCGTTTTTTGTTCTTGCAAAAATGCCGTAAGTGCCGGATGGTCTATATCGATATTCAGGCCAACAATATGAATCTCATGATTTTCCCAGACGGTCGAGATCTCGACGCCGGACACCAGATTCAGCGCCAGCCCGCTGCGGGCAATCTCGGCGCGCGCCGCCGGAATGGCATCTGTCGTATCGTGATCGGTTATCGCCAGCGTGCCGACGCGCATTTCAACGGCGCGATGAACCAGGGCTTCGGGTGTCAGCAGGCCGTCAGAGGCCTGAGTATGGCTATGTAAATCATAAATAATGGCGTAGGTGGTATCGCTCAAAGCACTTCCCGTAACAGGTTGGAGACATCCGAAAACACCATGATACCGACTTAACGCGAAATTCTGAAATCAAGGGTTGACAACTGGCCATCGAACTAGTTAACTAGTACGCAAGTTCACACGAGAAAGGTATCTGAAAATGACAGCACATTTCGCTCTTCACGGCTGGTGGCGCACTTCCTGATCTTCGGGCAGTGTCACGCGTCTGCGAAATGCAAACAGATACCCGCCCGCTACCCAGCGGGCTTTTTTTTGAACAAAATATGAGAACAACAACATGCAAACAGCCAAACCTCATCTCGAACTGTTGACCTGCGAGGCGGCCTATCGCCACAACCCGACCGCGCTGTTTCATCAGGTGTGCGGGGCTCGTCCGGCAACGCTGCTGCTTGAGTCTGCGGATAT from Enterobacter dykesii encodes the following:
- a CDS encoding L-threonylcarbamoyladenylate synthase, with the protein product MSQFFYIHPDNPQPRLINQAVEIVRKGGVIVYPTDSGYALGCKIEDKGAMERICRIRQLPDGHNFTLMCRDLSELSTYAYVDNVAFRLIKNNTPGNYTFILKGTKEVPRRLLQEKRKTIGMRVPSNPIAQALLETLGEPMLSTSLMLPGSEFTESDPEEIKDRLEKVVELIIHGGYLGQQPTTVVDLTEDAPEVIREGVGDVKPFL
- the rnm gene encoding RNase RNM — its product is MSDTTYAIIYDLHSHTQASDGLLTPEALVHRAVEMRVGTLAITDHDTTDAIPAARAEIARSGLALNLVSGVEISTVWENHEIHIVGLNIDIDHPALTAFLQEQKTRRNQRAEMIGERLEKAHIPGALEGAQKMANGGAVTRGHFARFLVEAGKATNMADVFKKYLARGKTGYVPPQWYTIKQAIDVIHHSGGKAVLAHPGRYNLSAKWLKRLLAHFAECGGEAMEVAQCQQAPNERAQLATYARQFGLLGSQGSDFHQPCAWIELGRKLWLPAGVEPVWQLWEQPQQIEEREV
- the trpL gene encoding trp operon leader peptide, which encodes MTAHFALHGWWRTS